One Drosophila subobscura isolate 14011-0131.10 chromosome U, UCBerk_Dsub_1.0, whole genome shotgun sequence DNA window includes the following coding sequences:
- the LOC117900792 gene encoding transcription initiation factor TFIID subunit 7-like produces MDSINDQDISGERSNEEIELEGQFIMRVPEDRAETIHKAIRDGNVHKKLSIAMNTDLRHGEVWLEGSKLHTKLVDLPSTVESYKTSDKKKFYKTADICQMLICTEQPQEQECKSSDSDEETANKLRKSYLYPHGVTRPLKNMRKRRFRKKMLKTPEMPAADVAQQLKYLLTTDSLAESYKYELVDESDDIQ; encoded by the exons atggATTCAATAAACGATCAAGACATCTCAGGCGAGCGGAGCAACGAGGAAATTGAGTTAGAGGGTCAGTTCATAATGCGAGTTCCAGAG GATCGTGCCGAGACCATACACAAGGCCATCCGCGATGGAAATGTACACAAGAAACTGAGCATTGCAATGAACACGGACCTGCGCCACGGCGAGGTTTGGCTGGAAGGCTCTAAGCTCCACACGAAGCTCGTCGACCTGCCCTCCACCGTGGAGAGCTATAAGACGTCGGACAAGAAGAAATTTTACAAGACAGCAGACATTTGCCAGATGCTCATATGCACCGAGCAGCCACAGGAACAGGAATGCAAATCATCAGATTCAGACGAGGAGACAGCCAATAAACTGCGCAAAAGCTACTTGTACCCTCATGGTGTTACTCGTCCCCTAAAGAACATGCGCAAGCGTCGATTCCGCAAGAAAATGCTGAAGACTCCGGAAATGCCTGCGGCCGATGTCGCGCAGCAGTTGAAGTATCTGCTAACCACGGACAGCCTGGCTGAAAGCTACAAATACGAGCTCGTCGACGAGTCCGACGACATTCAGTAG
- the LOC117900440 gene encoding 40S ribosomal protein S14a-like: MAPSKLKAQKEDELVHLGPQVCDGEEVFGVAHIFSSFNDTFVHVSDLSGRETVVRVTGGMKVKADRDEASPYAAMLAAQDVAEKCKTLGITAPKINLRATGGNKNKTPGPGAQSALRALARSVTKIGRIEDFTPNPSDGTRRKGGRRGRRL; encoded by the coding sequence ATGGCTCCCAGCAAATTGAAGGCCCAGAAGGAAGATGAGCTGGTCCACCTGGGACCGCAGGTTTGCGACGGCGAGGAGGTCTTTGGCGTGGCCCACATCTTTTCGAGCTTCAACGACACATTTGTCCACGTCTCCGACTTGTCCGGGCGCGAAACCGTTGTCCGCGTCACAGGCGGCATGAAAGTTAAGGCTGATCGCGACGAGGCATCGCCCTACGCTGCTATGCTAGCTGCTCAGGATGTCGCCGAGAAGTGCAAGACACTTGGCATCACCGCCCCAAAAATTAATCTGCGTGCTACTGGcggcaacaagaacaagacaCCCGGACCTGGTGCCCAGTCTGCTCTGCGTGCCCTGGCCCGTTCGGTAACGAAGATTGGTCGCATCGAGGACTTCACTCCAAACCCCTCTGATGGCACCCGCAGGAAAGGCGGTCGTCGTGGTCGCCGTCTGTAA